One window of the Desulfonatronovibrio magnus genome contains the following:
- the polA gene encoding DNA polymerase I: protein MGYLPWEIRKVLREKLSLKGAPVYLIDGSSFLYRAFYAFPDLKRSDGFPTNAIYIVLRILLRLMREEKPGYAALFMDGKGPTFRNEIFQDYKAQRPKMPEDLSVQIEPLLDAVGYLGFKTYVSNGVEADDLIAGQTETLKKDHPVVIVASDKDLRQLLDDQVVMWDPGGKKEVIMTVSDFKKQTGLTPDQWPDYQALVGDKSDNIPGVPGIGPKSASALLADFPSLETIRDDFENIPANFQKKLKDHLEKIFIYRELTRLKKDSQPEIKAHEIRVQPLDNASLTAFLEKFEFRTLLREAGSLAGRKVEKKSSMLAEGQPFVTRKSGLPDLNSVQCAGIVPEGKLLLVGVDSEEWELNSRDQSDFSGIKKYVFSLKELARIDSEWLESPVSEFFDISLAAYLLNTEAREYDYKHIYRAYSQEISVHKDNKAQAALQLGLLLQKRIADADLLPLLEKLEMPLIPVLLKMERAGIGIDLKEFSEFLEMVKEKLDKLTRDIFAQAGKMFNIRSTQQTATVLFEDLALKPRRKTPGGAYSTSNVVLEAMKGDHPIIELILQYRTFEKLRSTYLEPLPGKVGKDGRLHTTFNQLATATGRLSSSNPNLQNIPIRGEFGPKTRSCFVARAGQMLVSADYSQIELRILAHMSQDPNLLQSFARKEDIHTRTAGLLFEKDIADVNSDERRKAKTINFGLLYGMGPQKMSRELLISLDEAKKFIKIYFSKLEKVRKFYDDIEKTASSKGYVTTIAGRRRLLPDINSRNSNLAQQAGRMAINTVVQGSAADVIKKAMLAVDRDPELRRMGAVLILQIHDELLMEVDQQYAEEAGARLAYVMSSVEKFDVPLEVDWGIGKNWAEAHE from the coding sequence TTTCCCACCAATGCCATATATATTGTGCTGCGCATACTGCTGCGGTTGATGCGTGAGGAGAAACCAGGTTATGCGGCCCTTTTTATGGACGGCAAAGGTCCCACCTTCAGAAATGAAATATTTCAGGACTACAAGGCACAGCGTCCCAAAATGCCTGAAGATCTTAGTGTTCAGATTGAACCCCTTCTGGATGCTGTCGGATACCTGGGATTTAAGACATATGTTTCCAATGGAGTTGAAGCAGATGACCTTATTGCAGGACAGACGGAAACCTTGAAAAAGGACCATCCTGTGGTCATAGTGGCTTCAGACAAGGATCTCAGGCAACTGCTGGATGACCAGGTGGTTATGTGGGACCCGGGAGGTAAGAAGGAGGTCATTATGACTGTGTCTGATTTTAAAAAACAGACCGGTCTAACCCCTGATCAATGGCCGGACTATCAGGCTCTGGTGGGAGACAAGTCAGATAATATTCCCGGAGTTCCGGGCATTGGTCCCAAGTCGGCATCAGCCCTGCTTGCGGACTTCCCAAGTCTGGAAACCATCAGAGACGATTTTGAAAATATTCCAGCCAACTTCCAGAAAAAGCTCAAAGATCATCTGGAAAAAATATTTATATACCGGGAACTTACAAGGCTCAAAAAAGACTCACAGCCTGAGATAAAAGCTCATGAAATAAGGGTTCAACCGTTAGACAATGCGTCTTTAACTGCTTTTCTGGAAAAGTTTGAATTCAGAACCCTTTTAAGGGAAGCTGGCAGTCTTGCAGGCAGAAAAGTGGAAAAAAAGAGTTCCATGCTCGCTGAGGGACAGCCTTTTGTTACCAGAAAAAGTGGACTGCCAGACCTTAATTCAGTGCAGTGTGCGGGGATTGTTCCAGAAGGTAAATTGCTGCTGGTGGGCGTTGATTCCGAGGAATGGGAACTTAACTCCAGGGACCAGTCTGATTTTTCAGGAATCAAGAAATATGTTTTTTCCTTGAAAGAGCTGGCAAGAATTGATTCAGAGTGGCTTGAATCCCCTGTTTCAGAGTTCTTTGATATCTCTCTCGCAGCCTATCTTTTGAACACTGAGGCTAGAGAATATGATTACAAACATATTTACAGAGCATATTCACAGGAAATAAGCGTACATAAGGATAACAAGGCACAGGCGGCACTGCAGCTCGGGCTGCTGCTGCAAAAAAGAATTGCAGATGCAGATCTTCTGCCTTTGCTGGAAAAACTGGAAATGCCATTAATTCCTGTGCTCTTGAAGATGGAAAGGGCAGGGATTGGTATCGATCTTAAAGAGTTCTCGGAATTCCTTGAAATGGTGAAGGAGAAACTTGATAAACTGACAAGGGATATTTTTGCCCAGGCTGGAAAAATGTTCAATATAAGGTCAACCCAGCAGACTGCCACTGTGCTTTTTGAAGATCTTGCTCTTAAACCAAGACGCAAAACACCAGGCGGGGCATATTCCACATCCAATGTAGTGCTGGAGGCCATGAAGGGAGACCATCCCATTATCGAGCTTATTTTGCAGTACAGAACTTTTGAGAAACTTCGCTCCACATATCTTGAACCCCTGCCCGGCAAGGTGGGCAAAGACGGGCGTCTGCATACAACTTTTAATCAGTTAGCCACAGCTACCGGCAGGCTTTCCAGCAGTAATCCCAACCTGCAGAATATCCCCATTCGAGGTGAGTTTGGTCCTAAAACAAGATCATGTTTTGTAGCCAGGGCTGGACAAATGCTTGTTTCAGCTGACTACTCCCAGATAGAGTTGCGTATCCTGGCCCACATGTCTCAAGATCCCAATCTGCTGCAGTCCTTTGCCCGAAAAGAGGATATTCATACCCGTACTGCAGGTCTTTTGTTTGAAAAGGATATTGCCGATGTAAATTCAGATGAACGTCGTAAGGCCAAGACCATAAATTTTGGACTGCTTTACGGTATGGGGCCTCAAAAAATGAGTCGGGAACTTTTGATTTCACTGGATGAAGCCAAGAAATTTATCAAGATCTACTTCAGCAAGCTTGAGAAGGTTCGAAAATTTTATGATGATATAGAAAAGACGGCTTCCAGCAAGGGATATGTTACCACTATCGCTGGCAGAAGAAGACTTTTGCCGGATATAAATTCCAGGAACTCCAACCTTGCTCAGCAGGCCGGAAGAATGGCCATCAACACTGTGGTACAGGGATCTGCCGCAGACGTTATTAAAAAGGCCATGCTTGCTGTGGACAGAGATCCTGAGCTAAGAAGAATGGGAGCTGTTCTGATTTTGCAGATACATGATGAACTGCTCATGGAAGTTGACCAGCAATATGCTGAAGAGGCTGGAGCAAGACTGGCTTATGTCATGAGTAGTGTTGAAAAATTTGATGTACCTTTGGAAGTAGACTGGGGCATTGGTAAAAACTGGGCTGAAGCCCATGAATAA